In one Culex quinquefasciatus strain JHB chromosome 2, VPISU_Cqui_1.0_pri_paternal, whole genome shotgun sequence genomic region, the following are encoded:
- the LOC6050213 gene encoding uncharacterized protein LOC6050213 encodes MCNRSLVLELLLVVGLASSAMAACSWRAAGSSWFGGEICVLQKVYDDCQEKSDFTECLKQKALTSLSRAIDMNSIQLVDGVTLVKQNESEDENDTAQNEAVPESLADARALEGLSGTDRALIQKLDKFLKTHTVKLDLSSRTEAGRGSGDKKNGSRYVIAALLTALGIAGPIGLKTLGAIAFKALVISKVALTISSILALKKIFKSDHHEETTFQVHSGDHNRRATYFVRPVRGMNSPYQYYYDQPAAAAAAPMY; translated from the exons ATGTGCAATCGGTCGTTGGTTCTggagctgctgctggtggtcgGCCTGGCCTCGTCAGCGATGGCCGCGTGCTCGTGGAGGGCCGCTGGAAGCAGCTGGTTCGGCGGGGAGATTTGCGTCCTGCAGAAGGTGTACGACGACTGCCAGGAGAAGAGCGACTTCACCGAGTGCCTCAAGCAGAAAGCGCTGACGTCGCTGTCGAGGGCGATTGACATG AATTCCATCCAACTGGTCGATGGAGTGACCCTGGTCAAGCAGAACGAGTCCGAGGACGAAAACGACACCGCCCAGAACGAAGCCGTCCCGGAGAGCCTCGCCGACGCTCGCGCTCTGGAAGGTCTCAGCGGAACCGACCGCGCCCTGATCCAGAAGCTGGACAAGTTCCTGAAGACGCACACCGTCAAGCTGGACCTGTCGTCGCGCACCGAGGCCGGCCGTGGCTCCGGAGACAAGAAGAACGGCAGCCGGTACGTGATCGCCGCCCTGCTGACCGCCCTCGGAATCGCCGGACCGATCGGTCTCAAGACGCTGGGAGCCATCGCGTTCAAGGCGCTCGTCATCTCCAAGGTCGCCCTCACCATCTCCAGCATCCTGGCCCTGAAGAAGATCTTCAAGAGTGACCACCACGAGGAGACCACCTTCCAGGTGCACTCCGGTGACCACAACCGACGGGCCACCTACTTTGTGCGACCGGTTCGCGGCATGAACAGCCCGTACCAGTACTACTACGACCAGCccgctgccgccgccgccgctccCATGTACTAA